The Vibrio quintilis DNA window GGGCTGTTTACTTCACGGATGATGGAAACGGGGGAAGCAAACGATGAGCCGTAATCAGATAATTTTACTATTTTTACTTTCTATTTTTTTTGGGCTGGCGGCAGTTTTTGTCGCCAGGCAGTGGATGGCCCGCCAGATTCAGCCACAGACGGAAGTTGAGGTTGTTGAACGGGAGCCGGTCATTGTTGCTGCTTTAGAAATTCCGGCCGGGGTTGTGATTGAAGAGCAACACATCACCCAAAAATTGCTGGAAAAAGACTGGCGGGGAGAAAACCAGTATATCGATTCAAGTGAATTAATCGGCAAAGTTGCTCATTCTACGATTTATCCCGGAGAGATATTGATCAAGCAACAGATTAGCAGCAAAGGGGAAGGTGCGACACTGGCGGTGTTGATCCCCGAAGACAAAAGAGCGGTCACAATTCGGGTGAACGATGTCATTGGTGTTGCTGGTTTTTTGCTACCCGGAAACCGGGTTGATGTGCTG harbors:
- the cpaB gene encoding Flp pilus assembly protein CpaB; its protein translation is MSRNQIILLFLLSIFFGLAAVFVARQWMARQIQPQTEVEVVEREPVIVAALEIPAGVVIEEQHITQKLLEKDWRGENQYIDSSELIGKVAHSTIYPGEILIKQQISSKGEGATLAVLIPEDKRAVTIRVNDVIGVAGFLLPGNRVDVLGTVKYGKNSASTATVLKDIRVLAVDQTARTSENKPVIVRAVTLEVEPSQAEKLLTAQTRGDIHLTLRNPQALKKEKKAVRRYAPSVTIIKGTETSKVKVRD